In Alphaproteobacteria bacterium, one genomic interval encodes:
- a CDS encoding multidrug effflux MFS transporter, with protein MLNAPPEHRHTLILLLLLNAISIVAMQFIVPAMPDLVGAFATTPAMVQLTLTMFMLGYAVFQIAYGPLSDRFGRKGVLMWATAVFVVGSFLGAFAQSIEVLIVARVLQSVGAAAGFVLPPAVARDVYGHDGAPPAIGWISISAGLAALLAPYLGGLVHETAGWRWGMGLNGVLGIAILLACGFLLAESHPRALRQSVGIAGLARGYAALGRSRRFMGYLLATAFVNGAFYAFFAGGAFVAIEILGLSPSQFGLLTVPVVLFFLPSAYLSVRLAARYGATRIIALGTATTALGSIGLLVVALSGNLGVGALLVASALLGWGNGQVIPNATAAAINLFPKLAGTASASLGTAQMGMGAIASLLFGVMHDGTSTPMAALMAVMAAAAVLSCGFIVAARRRPAAA; from the coding sequence ATGCTGAACGCCCCGCCCGAACACCGCCATACCTTGATTCTTCTTTTGCTGCTGAACGCCATTTCGATCGTGGCGATGCAGTTCATCGTGCCGGCGATGCCCGATCTGGTCGGTGCGTTCGCAACGACGCCGGCGATGGTGCAGCTCACGCTGACCATGTTCATGCTCGGCTATGCGGTGTTTCAGATCGCCTACGGGCCGCTTTCCGACAGGTTCGGCCGCAAGGGTGTGTTGATGTGGGCCACCGCGGTTTTCGTCGTTGGGTCGTTCCTCGGCGCCTTCGCCCAGAGCATCGAGGTGTTGATCGTCGCACGGGTGCTGCAATCGGTCGGGGCGGCGGCGGGCTTCGTCCTGCCGCCGGCCGTGGCCCGCGATGTGTACGGGCACGACGGCGCGCCGCCGGCGATCGGCTGGATCAGCATCAGCGCGGGGCTGGCCGCATTGTTGGCACCGTACCTGGGTGGACTGGTCCATGAGACCGCGGGCTGGCGCTGGGGCATGGGGCTGAACGGTGTCCTTGGTATCGCCATTCTGCTCGCCTGTGGATTCCTTCTGGCTGAAAGCCACCCTCGCGCGTTGCGTCAGTCGGTCGGCATTGCCGGTCTGGCCCGGGGATACGCGGCATTGGGGCGTTCGCGGCGATTTATGGGCTATCTCTTGGCGACGGCCTTCGTCAACGGTGCGTTCTACGCGTTTTTCGCCGGGGGTGCGTTTGTCGCCATTGAGATTCTCGGTCTCTCGCCGTCGCAGTTCGGACTCCTGACCGTTCCGGTCGTGCTATTCTTTTTACCGAGCGCCTATCTCAGCGTTCGGCTGGCGGCGCGCTACGGGGCGACGCGAATTATCGCCTTGGGGACGGCGACGACGGCGCTGGGATCGATCGGTTTGTTGGTGGTCGCTCTGTCGGGAAATCTCGGCGTCGGAGCGCTCTTGGTCGCCAGCGCGTTGCTGGGGTGGGGCAATGGCCAGGTCATTCCCAACGCGACCGCCGCCGCGATCAATCTGTTCCCCAAGTTGGCGGGGACGGCGTCGGCCAGCCTCGGCACCGCCCAAATGGGCATGGGTGCGATCGCGAGTTTGTTGTTTGGGGTGATGCACGACGGCACTTCGACTCCGATGGCGGCGCTGATGGCGGTCATGGCCGCGGCGGCGGTCTTGTCGTGCGGATTCATCGTTGCGGCGCGCCGGCGTCCGGCGGCGGCTTAG
- a CDS encoding multidrug effflux MFS transporter produces MTEAESRRYVLALLLALTGTSAFSLQFFVPAMPALVGVFETTPAMVQLTLTLFMAAYGIFQAVYGPLSDRYGRKPVLLAAIVLYIAGSFLGAAALSIEMVIAARVLQAIGAAAGFVLVPAIARDVYGRSGAPRAMGYISMTNGFISAAGPLIGGLIHQYAGWRYGLIATGTLGVMMLIFTAVYLRESVAVTRQRIALGALVRGYIALAKSRGFLGYVLAVASVNGVFYAFLAGTAFVAIENLGVSPSGFGLLMIPAVAMFMTASFLSDKMARRIGTTRVILIGTLCTTTGAVGLLVVSLAGHQSIAALLIASAFMGLGNGQVLPACISEAVSFDPRLAGTASAWMGVSQMVVAAMASQVYGFIHDGTTVPVALLMSVLAASALCAVVLVARRGPVTATGE; encoded by the coding sequence GTGACCGAGGCCGAATCTCGACGCTATGTGCTGGCGCTTCTGCTGGCGTTGACCGGAACCTCTGCGTTTTCGTTGCAGTTTTTTGTCCCGGCGATGCCGGCGCTGGTGGGTGTGTTCGAGACAACGCCGGCCATGGTCCAACTGACGTTGACCCTGTTCATGGCCGCTTACGGCATTTTCCAGGCAGTCTACGGGCCGCTCTCCGACCGCTATGGCCGGAAGCCGGTCCTGCTGGCCGCCATCGTGCTGTACATCGCAGGCTCGTTCCTTGGCGCGGCGGCGCTCAGCATCGAAATGGTCATTGCCGCGCGGGTTCTCCAGGCCATCGGCGCCGCAGCGGGGTTCGTCCTCGTTCCAGCGATTGCGCGGGATGTCTATGGCCGAAGCGGCGCGCCGCGCGCGATGGGCTACATCAGCATGACCAACGGGTTTATTTCGGCGGCGGGACCGCTGATCGGCGGGCTCATTCATCAGTATGCCGGGTGGCGCTACGGGTTGATCGCCACCGGCACGCTGGGCGTAATGATGTTGATCTTCACAGCCGTCTACCTGCGCGAGAGCGTCGCCGTCACGCGGCAACGGATCGCGCTAGGCGCGCTGGTGCGTGGCTACATCGCTCTGGCGAAGAGTCGGGGATTTCTCGGCTACGTGCTCGCTGTCGCCTCGGTGAACGGCGTTTTCTACGCGTTCCTGGCCGGGACCGCGTTTGTTGCCATCGAGAACCTCGGTGTATCGCCCTCGGGATTCGGCCTTCTGATGATCCCGGCGGTGGCCATGTTCATGACCGCGTCGTTTCTCAGCGACAAGATGGCGCGGCGGATCGGTACGACTCGCGTCATCTTGATCGGCACGCTGTGCACGACGACGGGCGCCGTCGGACTACTTGTCGTTTCGTTGGCCGGGCACCAAAGCATCGCCGCGCTTCTCATCGCAAGCGCCTTCATGGGTCTTGGCAACGGCCAAGTGTTGCCCGCGTGTATCTCCGAAGCGGTGAGCTTCGACCCGAGGTTGGCCGGGACGGCGTCGGCCTGGATGGGGGTCAGCCAAATGGTCGTCGCCGCCATGGCGAGCCAGGTCTATGGGTTCATCCACGACGGGACGACGGTGCCGGTCGCACTGTTGATGTCCGTCCTCGCAGCGAGCGCTTTGTGCGCGGTCGTGTTGGTGGCGCGGCGCGGTCCGGTCACGGCGACCGGGGAGTGA
- a CDS encoding choline dehydrogenase, with protein MADYDYIIVGAGSAGCVLANRLSEDPNCRVLLLEAGGRDWNPIIHIPLLAGVAYFAKSINWGYDTEPEPHLKNRELHWPRGKVIGGSSSINGMMYVRGQPQDYETWRQMGNEGWDYASVLPYFKRAEGHVEKKDSPFHGAEGPWKIKRAYSDNPLYHAFFDACRAAGHRETDDFNGRQQEGYQWHDFNVVRGRRQSTAVAFLRPAMKRGNLQVETHAHATRVLFEGKRAVGVEYDWHGTRKQAHAGREVILSGGAINSPALLQLSGIGDGQALRDLGIPVVHDLPGVGQNLQDHMGVYVQHECLQPITMYRWFRPDRAAAMMAQVMLFGTGVGAALPLEAGLFAKTSPDLETPDLQISLVPGLNLETTMKGQGRHGFLIHVYQLRPESRGSIELKSANPFDKPLMKPNYLSSPKDMEVTREGVKIVRTLLTQDAFKPYLGKPISPAEGVTSDADIEDWIRGGGETVFHPTSSCKMGVDPLAVVDPQLRVHGIRGLRVVDASIMPTIDSGNTQAPTVMIAEKAADMIRGRAPLPQEDPFVAA; from the coding sequence ATGGCGGACTACGACTACATCATCGTTGGTGCGGGCTCCGCCGGTTGTGTGCTGGCAAACCGTCTCTCCGAGGACCCGAATTGCCGGGTTCTGTTGCTGGAAGCAGGGGGGCGAGACTGGAACCCGATCATTCATATTCCCCTGCTGGCCGGCGTTGCCTATTTCGCCAAGTCGATCAATTGGGGATACGACACCGAGCCCGAACCGCATCTCAAAAACCGCGAACTGCACTGGCCGCGAGGCAAGGTGATAGGCGGGTCGTCCTCGATCAACGGCATGATGTACGTGCGCGGCCAGCCACAGGATTACGAAACCTGGCGCCAGATGGGCAACGAAGGCTGGGACTACGCCAGCGTGTTGCCGTACTTCAAGCGCGCCGAAGGGCATGTCGAAAAGAAAGACTCGCCCTTCCATGGCGCCGAGGGCCCGTGGAAGATCAAGCGGGCCTATTCCGACAACCCGCTCTATCACGCATTCTTCGATGCTTGCCGCGCCGCGGGTCACCGGGAGACCGACGACTTCAACGGTCGCCAGCAAGAGGGTTACCAGTGGCACGACTTCAACGTCGTGCGTGGGCGCCGTCAGAGTACGGCCGTCGCATTTTTGCGCCCGGCGATGAAGCGCGGCAACCTCCAAGTCGAGACCCATGCCCACGCGACGCGCGTCCTGTTCGAGGGCAAACGGGCTGTGGGCGTCGAATACGATTGGCACGGTACGCGTAAGCAAGCGCACGCCGGACGCGAAGTCATCCTAAGCGGCGGCGCGATCAATTCGCCGGCACTGCTGCAGCTTTCCGGAATCGGAGATGGGCAGGCGCTCCGCGACCTGGGCATTCCCGTCGTGCACGATCTGCCGGGCGTTGGCCAAAACCTACAAGACCATATGGGTGTTTACGTCCAGCACGAATGCTTACAGCCGATCACGATGTATCGCTGGTTCCGCCCGGACCGTGCCGCCGCGATGATGGCGCAAGTAATGTTGTTCGGCACCGGGGTTGGCGCGGCGTTGCCCCTGGAAGCCGGTTTGTTTGCCAAGACCTCGCCCGACTTGGAAACGCCCGATCTGCAGATTTCTTTGGTGCCGGGTCTGAACCTGGAGACGACGATGAAGGGGCAGGGGCGGCACGGTTTCCTGATTCACGTCTACCAACTGCGCCCGGAAAGCCGTGGCAGCATCGAGTTGAAGTCGGCGAACCCGTTCGACAAGCCCTTGATGAAACCCAACTATCTGTCCTCGCCCAAGGATATGGAAGTCACCCGCGAGGGCGTGAAGATCGTGCGCACCCTGCTCACGCAGGACGCCTTCAAGCCATATTTGGGGAAACCGATTTCGCCGGCCGAGGGCGTGACGTCGGATGCCGACATCGAGGACTGGATTCGCGGCGGCGGCGAAACTGTGTTTCACCCAACGTCGAGCTGCAAGATGGGCGTCGATCCGCTGGCCGTGGTCGATCCCCAATTGCGGGTGCATGGCATTCGAGGACTGCGGGTTGTCGATGCGTCGATTATGCCGACCATCGATTCAGGCAATACCCAAGCCCCGACCGTGATGATAGCAGAAAAAGCCGCCGATATGATTCGCGGCCGTGCACCGCTGCCGCAAGAAGACCCCTTCGTCGCCGCTTAA
- the typA gene encoding translational GTPase TypA — MDLRNVAVIAHVDHGKTTLIDALLRQSGTFRANQHVAERAMDSNDLERERGITILAKCTSVAWRDTRVNLVDTPGHADFGGEVERILGMVDGALLLVDAAEGVMPQTKFVLGKALKLGLKPIVVLNKTDRPDARPDVVHEEVFDLLASLDATEEQLDFPVIYASAKQGWASLTVDGPREEIAPLLDLILERVEPARGDPDAPFAMLATILEYDAFLGRIVTGRIHSGRLRANMTAKVLTIDGKEIEQTRLTKLLAFRGLERVPLEVAEAGDIVAIAGLGKATVAHTICDPTVKTPIATQPVDPPTLAVTFSINDSPLAGRDGDKVTSRLLRTRLLREAEGNVAIRVSEAERKDSFEVAGRGELQIGVLIETMRREGFELAISRPRVLFKDDPETGKPLEPIEEVVIDVDSDFAGIVVEKMSQRKAELVEMKPTAGGKHRLGFLAPSRGLIGYHGEFLTDTRGTGVMNRVFHSYAPHKGPIDSYRNGVLISMDDGKAVPFALWNLEERGTLFIDPGVDVYRGMIIGEHTRGNDLDVNPLKAKQLTNIRAAGKDEAVRLTAPRRMSLEEAVAYIGDDELVEVTPKAIRLRKKLREIHERKKAMRAAS; from the coding sequence ATGGACCTTCGCAACGTTGCGGTGATCGCACACGTCGATCACGGCAAGACGACCCTTATCGATGCGCTGTTGCGCCAGAGCGGAACTTTTCGCGCCAATCAGCACGTCGCTGAGCGGGCGATGGATTCCAACGATCTGGAGCGCGAGCGTGGCATCACGATCCTGGCGAAGTGCACGTCGGTGGCCTGGCGCGACACGCGCGTCAATCTCGTCGATACCCCCGGCCACGCCGACTTCGGCGGCGAGGTCGAACGTATCCTTGGTATGGTCGACGGTGCCCTGTTGCTGGTGGACGCCGCGGAAGGCGTCATGCCGCAGACCAAATTCGTGCTCGGAAAGGCTCTCAAGCTGGGCCTGAAGCCGATTGTCGTCCTCAACAAGACCGACCGGCCCGATGCACGGCCCGATGTCGTCCACGAAGAGGTCTTCGACCTACTGGCCTCGCTTGACGCGACCGAAGAACAGCTCGACTTCCCCGTGATTTACGCGTCGGCGAAGCAAGGATGGGCGTCGCTGACGGTGGATGGGCCGCGCGAGGAGATCGCGCCCCTTCTCGATCTCATTCTGGAACGGGTCGAGCCGGCCCGCGGCGATCCCGACGCGCCGTTCGCGATGTTGGCGACGATCTTGGAATACGATGCGTTCCTGGGCCGGATCGTCACCGGGCGGATTCATTCCGGGCGCCTGCGCGCGAACATGACCGCCAAGGTTCTGACCATTGACGGCAAAGAAATCGAACAGACGCGTCTGACCAAACTCCTCGCGTTTCGCGGCCTGGAACGCGTGCCGCTGGAGGTCGCCGAGGCTGGTGACATCGTCGCCATCGCCGGACTTGGCAAGGCCACCGTGGCCCATACTATTTGCGACCCCACGGTCAAGACGCCGATCGCCACCCAACCGGTCGACCCGCCTACGCTCGCGGTCACTTTCTCGATCAACGACTCGCCCTTGGCGGGCCGTGACGGCGACAAAGTCACCTCGCGCCTCCTGCGCACACGATTGCTGCGCGAAGCCGAGGGCAATGTTGCGATCCGGGTCAGCGAGGCCGAGCGCAAGGATTCCTTCGAAGTCGCCGGGCGCGGCGAGCTGCAAATCGGCGTCCTCATCGAAACGATGCGCCGCGAAGGGTTCGAACTGGCAATCAGCCGACCGCGGGTTCTGTTCAAAGACGACCCCGAGACCGGCAAGCCGCTCGAGCCGATCGAAGAAGTCGTCATCGACGTCGATTCCGATTTTGCCGGGATTGTCGTCGAGAAGATGAGCCAGCGGAAAGCCGAACTGGTCGAAATGAAACCGACCGCGGGCGGGAAGCACCGCCTCGGGTTCCTCGCGCCCTCGCGTGGGCTGATCGGCTATCACGGCGAGTTCCTCACCGATACCCGCGGGACCGGGGTGATGAACCGGGTCTTCCACAGCTACGCGCCGCACAAGGGGCCGATCGACTCCTATCGCAACGGCGTCTTGATATCGATGGACGACGGCAAGGCCGTCCCCTTCGCGCTGTGGAACCTCGAGGAGCGCGGCACGCTGTTCATCGACCCGGGCGTCGACGTCTACCGCGGCATGATCATCGGCGAACACACCCGCGGCAACGACCTCGACGTGAACCCGCTAAAAGCAAAGCAGCTCACCAACATCCGCGCCGCCGGTAAGGACGAAGCCGTGCGGCTCACCGCGCCGCGCCGCATGAGCCTAGAGGAAGCCGTCGCCTATATCGGCGACGACGAACTGGTCGAAGTCACCCCTAAGGCGATCCGCCTACGCAAAAAGCTGCGCGAAATCCACGAACGCAAGAAAGCGATGCGCGCGGCGAGTTAA
- a CDS encoding NAD(P)-dependent oxidoreductase: MAYLVTGGTGFIGSWVVKSLLERGHKVVAFDVVPGRHALDQVVGSRADEVTIVQGDFTQMHRILETVRAHKITHIAHIAAAGLNLCNANPAYAVHVNGVGFANMLEVCRAMDIERMVWASSAGVFGGNWGSEPVPNDAPFKPRNVYAGLKILGETLAAQYHDTYGLDVIGLRYTFVNGHGMPDHQGGQMIRELCEKTALGQPAVVPWGDDAPDWLWGGDAGEATALALAAAPTKSRAFNIHGNHAPMAKAVAYVKSLLPEADITVKPGKMGFSRFDGSVTAKEIGYTPKWTMEMQLRERINRVRQENGLPEVG; this comes from the coding sequence ATGGCGTATCTCGTGACAGGCGGCACCGGTTTCATCGGTTCGTGGGTGGTCAAATCTCTGTTGGAGCGCGGCCACAAGGTGGTGGCCTTCGATGTCGTGCCTGGACGGCACGCTCTGGACCAAGTCGTCGGCTCGCGCGCCGACGAGGTTACCATTGTCCAAGGCGACTTCACCCAGATGCACCGCATTTTGGAGACGGTGCGGGCCCACAAGATCACCCACATTGCCCACATCGCGGCGGCGGGGTTGAACCTGTGCAACGCCAATCCGGCGTACGCGGTCCACGTCAACGGCGTAGGCTTCGCCAACATGCTTGAGGTCTGCCGGGCGATGGATATCGAACGGATGGTGTGGGCGAGCTCGGCGGGCGTTTTCGGCGGTAATTGGGGCAGCGAACCGGTGCCCAACGACGCGCCGTTCAAGCCGCGCAATGTGTACGCGGGGTTGAAAATCCTCGGCGAAACCTTGGCAGCGCAGTACCACGACACCTATGGGCTCGACGTCATCGGTCTGCGCTATACCTTCGTCAATGGCCACGGCATGCCCGATCACCAAGGCGGCCAGATGATCCGAGAGCTATGCGAGAAGACCGCGCTTGGCCAGCCCGCCGTGGTGCCATGGGGCGACGACGCCCCGGATTGGCTATGGGGTGGGGACGCCGGCGAAGCGACCGCCCTTGCGCTGGCGGCCGCACCGACAAAATCCCGCGCTTTCAACATCCACGGCAATCACGCCCCGATGGCGAAGGCCGTCGCCTACGTGAAATCGTTGTTGCCCGAGGCAGACATCACGGTGAAGCCCGGCAAGATGGGTTTCAGCCGGTTCGACGGGTCGGTCACTGCGAAGGAAATCGGCTATACGCCGAAATGGACCATGGAGATGCAGTTGCGCGAACGCATTAACCGGGTCCGCCAGGAAAATGGACTGCCCGAGGTCGGATAG
- a CDS encoding cytochrome b has protein sequence MANSANEETGFGLVSRLNHWIVGAGVLALFGLGLVFHDMPRGPDRAALQALHVSIGTLFVLPILFRVFWRVREGFPPSLPGPRWQHVAAKIVHWGLLAALVGLAITGPLTEWTGRAGALDFFGLFSIPSPFGASRGLHEAAETVHAILAQPILFVLLGVHILAALKHVAIDRDRTLARMVTGARD, from the coding sequence ATGGCAAATTCCGCAAATGAAGAAACGGGCTTCGGCCTCGTATCCCGCCTCAACCACTGGATCGTGGGTGCGGGCGTACTCGCGCTCTTCGGCCTAGGCTTGGTGTTCCACGACATGCCGCGTGGGCCCGACCGCGCCGCGCTCCAGGCGCTGCACGTGTCGATCGGAACACTTTTCGTGTTGCCAATTCTGTTTCGCGTTTTCTGGCGCGTGCGCGAGGGCTTTCCCCCGTCGTTGCCCGGTCCGCGGTGGCAACACGTCGCGGCCAAGATCGTTCATTGGGGACTGCTCGCGGCCCTGGTCGGCCTGGCGATCACCGGACCGCTAACCGAATGGACGGGCCGTGCCGGCGCGCTCGACTTCTTCGGCCTGTTCTCGATCCCGAGTCCTTTCGGGGCGTCACGCGGGCTCCATGAAGCAGCCGAAACCGTCCATGCCATTCTCGCACAGCCGATACTCTTCGTCCTTCTGGGAGTTCATATCCTCGCCGCGCTCAAGCATGTCGCCATCGACCGGGACCGCACCCTGGCCCGCATGGTGACCGGCGCCCGAGACTAA
- a CDS encoding amidase: MNDIVQMSLTEVADAIRSKKVSAVEATQACIAQAEKWQPKINAYVTFDPDGALEQAKQADADLAAGNVRGSLHGVPLAHKDLFYRKGRRITCASKILGNLVADYDATVLQRLAAAGALHLGGLNMSELAVGAGGRNEHFGHCRNPWNPEHITGGSSSGSGASVAAHMAFGALGTDTGGSIRIPSSMCGVVGIKGTFGRVSRRGVMPLSYSLDNAGPMTRTVKDCARMYGIVAGADPDDPSAANEPVPDYEAALDGASVKGLRIGVPTSYFYDDAAPSVRSALAAALDVYRSLGATIVDVDVPDQEVLRDLCNVVLKVEVANIHAEWLRTRTNEYSTEVRARMEAGLYIPGVRYLQAQRLRGEHVKAFCDQVFAKCDVLHTPGLPIEVPTLADTDAAVGENALAINEKLAWSTRGLNYLGLPGLSVPCGFSANGMPVGQQLIGPPFSEDLLFEVGHAYQRETDWHTMAPTLPA; this comes from the coding sequence ATGAACGACATCGTCCAAATGTCCCTGACCGAGGTCGCCGACGCGATCCGGTCTAAGAAAGTATCGGCCGTCGAGGCGACGCAAGCCTGCATTGCCCAAGCCGAAAAATGGCAACCCAAGATCAACGCCTATGTCACCTTCGACCCCGACGGTGCGCTGGAACAAGCGAAGCAGGCCGACGCCGATCTGGCGGCGGGCAACGTGCGCGGGTCGCTGCACGGTGTGCCGTTGGCTCACAAGGATCTGTTCTATCGCAAGGGTAGGCGCATTACTTGCGCTTCGAAAATCCTGGGCAACCTTGTGGCGGATTACGACGCCACCGTATTGCAGCGCTTGGCCGCGGCCGGGGCTTTGCACCTTGGCGGGTTGAACATGTCTGAACTGGCAGTGGGTGCGGGTGGGCGCAACGAACACTTCGGCCATTGCCGCAACCCGTGGAATCCCGAACACATCACCGGCGGTTCCTCGTCGGGTTCGGGCGCTTCGGTTGCCGCCCATATGGCATTTGGGGCGCTCGGAACTGATACCGGCGGCTCGATCCGCATTCCGTCGTCGATGTGCGGTGTCGTCGGTATCAAGGGGACGTTTGGCCGCGTTAGTCGTCGCGGCGTCATGCCGTTGTCCTACTCGCTCGACAATGCCGGGCCGATGACGCGGACGGTGAAGGATTGCGCGCGTATGTACGGAATCGTTGCGGGTGCCGACCCCGACGATCCCTCGGCGGCGAACGAGCCAGTCCCGGACTACGAAGCGGCCCTCGATGGCGCAAGCGTCAAGGGCCTGCGGATCGGCGTTCCGACCAGCTACTTCTACGACGATGCCGCGCCGTCGGTGCGCAGCGCCCTAGCGGCGGCCCTCGACGTTTACCGGTCGCTCGGGGCGACGATCGTCGATGTCGACGTGCCCGATCAGGAGGTCCTGCGCGATCTGTGTAATGTCGTGCTCAAGGTCGAGGTGGCCAATATCCACGCCGAATGGCTAAGGACCCGGACCAACGAGTATTCCACCGAGGTGCGCGCACGCATGGAAGCCGGACTCTACATTCCGGGCGTGCGGTACCTCCAGGCGCAGCGGTTGCGCGGCGAACACGTCAAAGCGTTTTGCGATCAGGTCTTCGCCAAATGCGACGTGCTGCACACCCCCGGCCTGCCGATCGAAGTGCCGACCCTCGCCGACACCGATGCGGCGGTGGGCGAGAACGCGCTCGCGATCAACGAAAAACTGGCGTGGTCCACGCGTGGGCTCAACTACCTCGGTTTGCCGGGCCTGTCGGTACCGTGCGGGTTCTCGGCCAACGGGATGCCGGTCGGCCAGCAATTGATCGGCCCGCCGTTCTCGGAGGATCTGTTGTTCGAAGTCGGCCACGCCTACCAGCGCGAGACCGACTGGCACACCATGGCGCCGACGTTGCCGGCGTAG
- a CDS encoding multidrug effflux MFS transporter — MTPEHTKKPSVLLLLSIQLGGIVGINVFAPSMPDIARSLETSQAAVQWTITVFLIGFSVGQLFYGPISDRLGRRPILFGGMFIFLVANAACAVASTIDWLIVARVFQGLGACCGSVLMRAIVRDLYERDDAVRIMSYLAIGAGLTAAIAPSIGSALVIFGWRANFWFLAVAAAIPMILAYKWLPETHPPERRRGGRAGSVISDYATLLGSATFLGYGILIGSVNAQFFAFVAGAPFVFIETMNVPAEAFGILLLMSTGGFLVGSLIVVRLAGRVAPDRLITIGAITVLVSTAGLLVVSIAGVQTVATIMVPMFIQGVASGFVFPPAMALGVSAHPRIAGTASGVLGVFQMGSSALATMAASFFLHTDIVPTAAIMFVLAAIGAAALLLVRRGGRQSGQAAA; from the coding sequence ATGACCCCAGAACACACCAAGAAGCCCTCGGTACTCCTGCTGTTGTCCATCCAATTGGGGGGCATTGTCGGGATCAATGTGTTCGCGCCGTCGATGCCCGACATCGCCCGGTCGCTGGAAACCAGCCAGGCGGCAGTGCAATGGACAATCACGGTCTTCTTGATCGGGTTCTCGGTTGGGCAGCTTTTCTACGGGCCGATTTCCGACCGGTTGGGCCGCCGACCGATCCTGTTCGGCGGCATGTTTATATTTCTGGTCGCCAATGCGGCGTGCGCGGTTGCGAGTACCATCGACTGGCTGATCGTCGCGCGGGTATTTCAGGGCCTCGGGGCCTGCTGCGGCAGCGTACTGATGCGCGCCATCGTCCGCGATCTCTACGAGCGCGACGATGCCGTGCGAATCATGAGCTATCTCGCGATCGGGGCGGGCCTCACGGCGGCGATCGCTCCGTCGATCGGCAGCGCGTTGGTCATCTTCGGGTGGCGTGCAAACTTTTGGTTCCTCGCCGTCGCTGCGGCAATTCCGATGATCCTGGCCTACAAATGGCTTCCCGAGACCCACCCGCCGGAACGCCGCCGCGGAGGGCGCGCGGGGTCGGTGATTTCGGATTACGCAACGCTACTCGGTTCGGCGACATTCCTCGGCTACGGCATTCTGATCGGCTCGGTGAACGCGCAGTTCTTCGCGTTCGTCGCCGGCGCGCCGTTTGTCTTCATCGAAACCATGAACGTGCCGGCCGAGGCGTTTGGCATTTTGCTGCTGATGTCGACGGGTGGATTCCTGGTGGGCAGCTTGATCGTGGTTCGCCTCGCTGGCCGGGTTGCCCCGGACCGGCTGATTACCATTGGGGCGATTACCGTTCTGGTGTCGACAGCAGGACTGTTGGTCGTCTCAATAGCGGGGGTTCAGACGGTGGCGACGATCATGGTACCGATGTTCATCCAAGGCGTTGCTAGCGGCTTCGTCTTCCCGCCGGCGATGGCGCTGGGCGTCAGCGCACATCCTCGGATTGCCGGGACGGCCTCGGGTGTATTGGGCGTGTTCCAAATGGGCAGTAGCGCCCTCGCCACGATGGCCGCGAGTTTCTTCCTCCACACCGACATCGTCCCCACTGCGGCGATCATGTTCGTCCTTGCGGCGATTGGTGCGGCGGCACTACTCCTCGTGCGGCGCGGCGGGCGCCAGTCCGGGCAGGCGGCAGCGTGA